AATTAAAATTGGGGGTTAATGAATGAAATCAAATCCAAATAAAATTGAAAATCCGGGTGAATTCCAATTCACAAAAGCACATAGGCGACTGTTATTAGGTTCTGTATTCTTGATGGCAACATCAGCAATCGGGCCAGCCTTTTTAACACAAACAGCTGTATTTACAGAACAATTTTTAGCAAGTTTTGCATTTGCCATTTTATTATCAATCATTATTGATATCGGTGCACAAATTAATATTTGGCGTGTGCTTGTTGTAACAGGTTATCGTGGACAAGAAATTGCGAATGAGGTTGTAAAAGGTCTTGGAACATTTATCTCAATCTTAATTGCAATTGGTGGTCTGGCGTTTAATATTGGGAATATTGCAGGAGCAGGACTTGGTTTAAATGCCATTTTCGGTATAGATGTCCGTGTCGGTGCGGCAATCACAGCAGTTATTTCTATTCTTGTATTTATTTCTAAAAATGGTCAGAAAATGATGGACTTTGTCACTATGATGTTAGGTGTTTTAATGATTGCTGTTGTTGCATATGTTATGGTGCAATCAAATCCACCATATGCAGATGCGGCAAAACATATGATCTTACCTGAAAATCCAGCTGCACTTGTATTACCAATTATTACGCTGGTAGGTGGAACAGTAGGTGGTTATATTACATTTGCTGGTGCACACCGAATTCTGGATGCAGACATTAAAGGCAAGGACTACTTACCTTTCGTCAATCGTTCAGCAATCACAGGTATTTTAACAACAGGTGTTATGCGTGGTCTATTATTCTTAGCGGTGTTAGGTGTCGTAGTGACAGGTGTTACTTTGAATCCTGAAAACCCACCAGCATCTGTATTTGAACACGCGATTGGTCCAATTGGTAAAAATATCTTTGGTGTAGTATTGTTTGCGGCGGCGATGTCATCAGTGATTGGTTCAGCTTATACGAGTACAACATTCATCAAAACATTGCACAAAAAGTTAAATAAGTTTGATAACTATGTTGTTATAGCGTTTATCCTTATTTCAACATTAATCTTCTTATCAATTGGTAAACCTGTTAAATTGTTAATCATTGCAGGGGCATTGAATGGCTTAATCTTACCAATTACATTAGGAACTGTGTTGATTGCATCTAAAAATAAACGTATTGTTGGTGATTATCAACACCCAACATGGATGTTAATCTTCGGTATCGTGGCAGTCATCGTGACATTATTCACAGGATTCTTCTCATTCCAAGGCTTAGCGCAACTTTGGACACAATAATTTAATTAAGAGATGCATTGAAGTCGAGATAACAATTGTTGTCTCGGCTTTTTAAATTGCTTGATAGAAGCATTTAGAATTTGACAAGAACATAAGAAATGCTTAATAGTAAATTTTGAGAATAGTTGAGTGATGTGAGTCTATGCATTTTACTTATCTATTCACTTTCCAGAGGCACTACATAATCCCTGTTATGTTGAAAATACGACAATCGATTTCCGAGAGTGTGCAGTCAATACGTCTCATGCCAAAAGATACGATTATTTTTATAGAATATATGATTAAATGAAATCAAGTGAGATACATGATTGAAATATGGTAAAATAGCACCGACTATATAAACAGTTTTAACAAATAGGAGGCGTTCTCATGATTGGTATTATTGGTGCAATGGAAGAAGAAGTAGAAATTTTAAAACAAGAAATGACAGAACTTGAAGAAACACAAATTGCGCATACGCGTTTTTATAAAGGTCTTTTATTAGGAAAAGAAGTGGTATTGCTACAAAGTGGTATTGGTAAAGTGAATGTGGCAATTTCAACAGCATTATTAATTGATCGTTTTAACCCAGACTATGTGATTAATACCGGATCAGCTGGTGGGCTACAACCTGGTTTAACATTAGGAGATGTCGTTATTAGTACACAAGTTGGCTATCATGATGCGGATGCGCGTACCTTTGGCTATGAAATGGGACAAATTCCTGGTATGCCAGCAACTTATGAAGCGGATGATTATCTAACTGATAAAGTAAAAAGTGTACTGAAAACATTGAATCAAGGGTCTATGGAAGGCCTCATTGTGTCTGGAGATAGTTTTATCGGTACCGAAGCACAACGTGAAGTCATACTTAAAGACTTCCCACATGCGATTGCGGCAGAGATGGAGGCAGCTGCTATTGCTCAAACATGTTATCAATTCGGCAAACCATTTATCGTGACTAGAGCCATTTCAGACTTAGCTGATGGTGAAGCAAGTATGACTTTTGATGAATTCCTTAAAGTTGCGTCAAAATCTTCTAGTGAAATGGTACGAGCACTCGTAAAAGAACTGTAATAGATATATTAGAGAGTCATAGAGATATGTTATAATAACAGGAATGAAGTTATTTAATTTGGAGGCACATCATGGGGATTTTAAAGCGATTATTTTTACCCAATCAATATGTGAAAGATATTCACGAAATTGATTTTCAACAGTTAGAAAAACTAAATATACGTGGCATTATTACTGACCTTGATAATACACTTGTAGGTTGGGATGAGGCGAACCCAACACCTAAAGTAGAACAATGGTTCAAAACGATTGATGAACATGGTTTCAAGGTGACGGTCGTTTCAAATAATAATGAGAAGCGCGTTACTGGATTTTGTAAAGATTTAAATGTGGATTATATTTTTAAAGCACAAAAACCACGTGGAAAATCACTGCGTAAAGCAACGAAAAAAATGGGTTTGAAAAAAGAACAAGTTGTTGTTATTGGTGACCAAATGATGACAGATGTTTTTGGTGGTAACCGTAGTGGTTTGTATACGATTATGGTTGTCCCTGTTAAAAATTCAGATGGTTTAGCAACGAAAGTGAATCGTCTAATTGAACGTCGTATATTAAGCCACTTTAAACGAAAAGGTTACATCACATGGGAGGAGTCATAATATGTCAGCAGCACTAAAATGTATTGGTTGTGGGGCAACACTACAATCTGATTATCCAAATAAAGCAGGCTATGTACCGAAAGCAAGTTTGGAAAAAGAAGATGTGATTTGCCGTCGCTGTTTCCGTTTAAAAAACTATAATGAAGTTCAAGATGTCGGCATGGAAAGTGAAGACTTTTTAACATTACTGAATAGTTTAGCGGATAAAAAAGGGATTGTTGTGAACCTTGTTGATGTATTTGACTTTGAAGGATCATTTATCCATGCATTAAAACGCATTGTCGGAAATAAAAAGATTATACTTGCAGCAAATAAAATTGATTTATTACCAAAACAAATTAATAAGCGTCGTGTAACAGAATGGTTACGACGCAGTGCAAAAGAATATGGCCTTAATCCAGATGACGTTGTATTGTTATCAGCTATGAAAGGATATGGCGTTGATGATCTCATGCAAGCGATTGAAAAGCATCGTAATCAACAAGACGTCTTTATTGTGGGGACGACGAATGTAGGGAAATCAACATTAGTCAATAAATTGATTGAGGAGAGTGTGGGTGAAAAGAATGTAATTACAACATCTAAAGTACCTGGAACAACACTTGATATGATTGATATTCCAATTGATGAGCATAGCTTTATGTATGATACACCGGGTGTTGTACAGGCGCATCAAATGACACACTATGTGACGACGAAAGAGCTTAACTTGATTATGCCTAAAAAAGAGATTAAACAGCGTGTATTCCAATTGAATGAAGCGCAATCTCTATTTTTCGGGGGGCTTGCAAGAATTGATTATATCAGTGGTGGTAAACGTCCACTAATTTGTTATTTCTCTAATGAAATTAACATTCATCGTACAAAACTTGAAAAGGCTGATAAGCTTTGGCGTGAACAACTAGGTGCACTTCTAACACCACCATCTAATCGTGAAAACTTTGATTTTGACAGTTTAAAACAAGTTTCATTGCATACTGAAGATGGTAAGAAAGACGTTATGATTGCTGGACTTGGTTTTATTACAATTGATGAGGGTGCAGATGTTGTTGTCACTGTACCGAAAAATGTAGAAGTATATTTACGTCCGTCTATTATGTAGGAGGAGAAGCTTATGAATTTTGCAGTGATTGGTCATCCAATAGAACATTCTTTATCTCCAATCATGCATCATGCGAATTTTGATGCATTGCAGTTGGAGTATGGCTATCAAGCGTTGAATATTCCACCTGCTCATTTCAACCATATCAGAGATATCGTATCAGAGTATGACTTTGATGGGTTTAATGTCACCATTCCACACAAGGAACGTATCATTCCTTATTTAGATGAACTAACGGATGAAGCGAGAGCGATTGGTGCGGTAAACACAGTTCATATCAAAGAGGGGCGTTGGATTGGTCATAACACAGATGGACTTGGTTTTGTAAAAGGTTTAATTGAATATTATGGCGACCTTTCAGATGCTAAAATTCTAATCCTTGGTGCAGGTGGTGCGAGTAAAGGGATTGCCTATTCATTATCTCAAAAAACAGCACATACCATCGCCGTTGCTAATCGTACAATGTCGCGTTTTGATGATTGGCAGTTTGAAGTGACACCATATCACTTATCTGACGTCGACCAAATAGCGGGTCAGTTTGATATTATTATCAATACAACGCCGGTAGGTATGCACACATCAACAGATCAAGTTGTATCACTGAAAGAATTAAAACACGACGCTTTAGTTTGTGATATTATATATGTTCCTGCAGAAACAGCATTTCTAAAAGCTGCAAGACTGCAAGGCTATAATACGTATAATGGTCTTGATATGTTTGTCTATCAAGGTGCAGAAAGTTTTAAATTTTGGACAGGTTTAGACGCTGACATTGAGATAATGCGAAATCGTGTCAAAGAAAAATTATATACAGAATAGAGTTTAATAGGAGGTCATTATGACTTTAACAGGAAAACAAAAGCGCTTTTTAAGAAGCCAAGCACACCATATCGATCCAATCTTCCAAATTGGTAAAGCGGGGATTAATGAAAATATGGTGACTCAAATTGATGAAACATTAGAAAAAAGAGAATTAATTAAAGTACACATTTTACAAAATAACTTAGATGATAAGAATGATTTAGCTGAAACTTTAGCACAAGCAACGAATAGCTATCTTGTTCAACTCATCGGTTCAATCATTGTGCTGTATCGTGAATCTGAAGAAAATAAACAAATCGAGTTGCCATAATGAAACGTATCGTCATTTATGGTGGCCAATTCAACCCCATTCACAGTGCGCATGAAATGATTGCCAGTGAAGTGAATGCGGCATTAAAGCCTGATGAATTTTATTTCATGCCAAGTTACATGTCACCACTTAAAGAACATGATCAACCTATTCCGATTGAGGATCGGTTAGCAATGATTCAACTTGTGATTGATAACTTAGGATTTGGTGTTTTACGGACTGATGAAATTGAACGAAAAGGGAAAAGCTATACGTACGATACTATTAAAGCCATTTATGAAGAAAATCCTAATGTTTCTTTATACTTTGTCATAGGGACAGATCAATATGATCAATTAGAGAAATGGTACTGTATTGAAGAACTTAAGCAGATTGTTACGTTTATCGTTGTGAATCGCGGGCGTCAAATTGAAACAGAAGATCCACATATTAGACCGTTAGAGATTCCAGAAATGGCAATTAGCTCAACAATTATTCGTGATAAATGTAAAAAGCATGAAACCATTCATATGTGGGTACCATTAAATGTAGAATCGTATATTATGAGGAGGGGATTGTATGGATAAACAATTTGCTATTGAGCTTGTTGAACAAAAATTGCCGAAGAAGCGTTTCAAACATTCATTACGTGTGGCTGAAACAGCTGTAAAGTTAGCTGAAATATATGAAGGTGATAAAGAGAAAGCTGAGTTAGCTGGCATCCTACATGATTTTTGTAAGTATGATGAATTGAGTTTTCTTTATCAACAAGTGACGAAATATCAATTAGATTCTAACTTATTAAGTTACGGTTCTGAAATTCTTCATGGTCCAGTTTGTGCTGCGCTTATGGAACATCAATATGGTGTGACAGATGAGGAAGTATTAAAAGCTATTCACTATCATACAACAGGTCGTAATGAGATGACGAAAACAGAGAAGTTAGTTTTCATCGCTGATTACATTGAACCTAAAAGAGAAATCCCTGGTGTTGATGAAATACGTGAATTAGTGTATAACGGCGGCGGTTTAGATCGTACAATTTATGAGATTTCTAAAAGAACAGTGTTACATCTTGTTAGTAAAGATGTCAGTGTCTACCAACCGACAATCGACTGTTTGAATTACTATAACTTAAATGAAATTAATTAGAGGATGATTAAATGAACGCAAATGAATTATTAATGTTAAGTGTAAATGCAGCAGATGAGAAGAAAGCTGAAGATATTATTTCAATTAATATGCAAGGTATTTCTGATATTGCTGACTACTTTTTAGTTTGTCATGGGAACAATGAACGACAAGTGCAAGCAATTGCCAAAGCAGTTAAAGATAAAGCAGAAGAACAAGGGATTCATGTGAAACGCATGGAAGGTTATGAAGAAGC
This region of Staphylococcus sp. IVB6240 genomic DNA includes:
- the yhbY gene encoding ribosome assembly RNA-binding protein YhbY encodes the protein MTLTGKQKRFLRSQAHHIDPIFQIGKAGINENMVTQIDETLEKRELIKVHILQNNLDDKNDLAETLAQATNSYLVQLIGSIIVLYRESEENKQIELP
- the yqeK gene encoding bis(5'-nucleosyl)-tetraphosphatase (symmetrical) YqeK; its protein translation is MDKQFAIELVEQKLPKKRFKHSLRVAETAVKLAEIYEGDKEKAELAGILHDFCKYDELSFLYQQVTKYQLDSNLLSYGSEILHGPVCAALMEHQYGVTDEEVLKAIHYHTTGRNEMTKTEKLVFIADYIEPKREIPGVDEIRELVYNGGGLDRTIYEISKRTVLHLVSKDVSVYQPTIDCLNYYNLNEIN
- a CDS encoding YqeG family HAD IIIA-type phosphatase; this encodes MGILKRLFLPNQYVKDIHEIDFQQLEKLNIRGIITDLDNTLVGWDEANPTPKVEQWFKTIDEHGFKVTVVSNNNEKRVTGFCKDLNVDYIFKAQKPRGKSLRKATKKMGLKKEQVVVIGDQMMTDVFGGNRSGLYTIMVVPVKNSDGLATKVNRLIERRILSHFKRKGYITWEES
- the aroE gene encoding shikimate dehydrogenase; the encoded protein is MNFAVIGHPIEHSLSPIMHHANFDALQLEYGYQALNIPPAHFNHIRDIVSEYDFDGFNVTIPHKERIIPYLDELTDEARAIGAVNTVHIKEGRWIGHNTDGLGFVKGLIEYYGDLSDAKILILGAGGASKGIAYSLSQKTAHTIAVANRTMSRFDDWQFEVTPYHLSDVDQIAGQFDIIINTTPVGMHTSTDQVVSLKELKHDALVCDIIYVPAETAFLKAARLQGYNTYNGLDMFVYQGAESFKFWTGLDADIEIMRNRVKEKLYTE
- the yqeH gene encoding ribosome biogenesis GTPase YqeH; translation: MSAALKCIGCGATLQSDYPNKAGYVPKASLEKEDVICRRCFRLKNYNEVQDVGMESEDFLTLLNSLADKKGIVVNLVDVFDFEGSFIHALKRIVGNKKIILAANKIDLLPKQINKRRVTEWLRRSAKEYGLNPDDVVLLSAMKGYGVDDLMQAIEKHRNQQDVFIVGTTNVGKSTLVNKLIEESVGEKNVITTSKVPGTTLDMIDIPIDEHSFMYDTPGVVQAHQMTHYVTTKELNLIMPKKEIKQRVFQLNEAQSLFFGGLARIDYISGGKRPLICYFSNEINIHRTKLEKADKLWREQLGALLTPPSNRENFDFDSLKQVSLHTEDGKKDVMIAGLGFITIDEGADVVVTVPKNVEVYLRPSIM
- a CDS encoding NRAMP family divalent metal transporter — translated: MKSNPNKIENPGEFQFTKAHRRLLLGSVFLMATSAIGPAFLTQTAVFTEQFLASFAFAILLSIIIDIGAQINIWRVLVVTGYRGQEIANEVVKGLGTFISILIAIGGLAFNIGNIAGAGLGLNAIFGIDVRVGAAITAVISILVFISKNGQKMMDFVTMMLGVLMIAVVAYVMVQSNPPYADAAKHMILPENPAALVLPIITLVGGTVGGYITFAGAHRILDADIKGKDYLPFVNRSAITGILTTGVMRGLLFLAVLGVVVTGVTLNPENPPASVFEHAIGPIGKNIFGVVLFAAAMSSVIGSAYTSTTFIKTLHKKLNKFDNYVVIAFILISTLIFLSIGKPVKLLIIAGALNGLILPITLGTVLIASKNKRIVGDYQHPTWMLIFGIVAVIVTLFTGFFSFQGLAQLWTQ
- a CDS encoding 5'-methylthioadenosine/adenosylhomocysteine nucleosidase, whose amino-acid sequence is MIGIIGAMEEEVEILKQEMTELEETQIAHTRFYKGLLLGKEVVLLQSGIGKVNVAISTALLIDRFNPDYVINTGSAGGLQPGLTLGDVVISTQVGYHDADARTFGYEMGQIPGMPATYEADDYLTDKVKSVLKTLNQGSMEGLIVSGDSFIGTEAQREVILKDFPHAIAAEMEAAAIAQTCYQFGKPFIVTRAISDLADGEASMTFDEFLKVASKSSSEMVRALVKEL
- the rsfS gene encoding ribosome silencing factor; translation: MNANELLMLSVNAADEKKAEDIISINMQGISDIADYFLVCHGNNERQVQAIAKAVKDKAEEQGIHVKRMEGYEEARWVLLDLADVVVHVFHKDERDYYNLEKLYQDAEILGYHEVIKS
- the nadD gene encoding nicotinate (nicotinamide) nucleotide adenylyltransferase, with the protein product MKRIVIYGGQFNPIHSAHEMIASEVNAALKPDEFYFMPSYMSPLKEHDQPIPIEDRLAMIQLVIDNLGFGVLRTDEIERKGKSYTYDTIKAIYEENPNVSLYFVIGTDQYDQLEKWYCIEELKQIVTFIVVNRGRQIETEDPHIRPLEIPEMAISSTIIRDKCKKHETIHMWVPLNVESYIMRRGLYG